DNA from Halorarum salinum:
CGAAGAACTCCGTCGAATCCCCCGCCAACGCAGGGAGCGCTAACCGACCAAGGCAACCGTATGAACCCATGAGCTTTGATTTCAACGCGTACCACGATCTTCGCTCGATATTCGGCGTCGAAACGTCCGTAAGCGACGTCTTCCGGAAGTACGGGCTGGCGTTCGTGATGGTCGCCAGTTACTTCGGCTCCGGGTCAGTCTTCATCGCCAGTTCCGCCGGCGTCCGCTACGGCTACTCGCTTCTCTGGGCCGTCGTGGGCGCGGTGCTACTCGGCTACATGGCCCAGGACATGAGTGCCCGTCTCGGCATCTTCGGCGAGTCCCTGGCGGCCTTCGCCAGAGAAAAACTTGGACGGACCGTCTCGACGGTGCTTATGGTACTTCTATCGGTCGGCTGTGTCGCCTGGACGCTCGAACTCACCGCCGCTGTCGGGAAGGGCATCGTCGTCCTGTTCGGCCTCCAAGCGATCGGCTGGGGCCCCTTCGCATACCTGACCGGCCTTGCGGCCATCGTCATCGGTATCCTCGGCTACGACTGGGTCGAAAAGATCATGGTCTCGATGATGTTCGCCCTTCTCGTCAGCTACGTCTTCGTCGCCGGTGCCTCCTCGCCGGATATCGTCGCTGCGGCGACGGGGTTCGTCCCCGTCCTCGGCGGTATGAACGGGATGGTGCTGGCGGTCTCCATTCTCGGGACCACAGCGCTGTGGCCCAACTTCTTCCTCGAATCCGAACTCGTCGAAGAGAAGGGCTGGATCGGAGCTGACGCGATCCCTGATATGCGCCGCGACCTCGCCATTGGCTACGCAGTCGGCGGGATCACGACGATCGCCATCGTCGTCGCTTCTGCCGCGGTCCTGCGACCGGCAGGGTACGAGCAACTCGAGACGTTCCTCACGCCCGGCAAAGCCATGGCGACTGTGCTCGGTGAGTGGGCGATGGTCGTCTTCCTCGTAGGGACTCTCGCGGCGGCCTTCAACAGTATCATCCCCATCATGTGGGCGCCCGCCTACATAATCCGCGAGACGCTTGGCGGCGAGTACGCCGAGAGCCGCCGGACGTTCCTCATCATCTACGTCGCCGGCGTCGGACTCGGGAGCCTCTCACCACTGGTCCATCAGTATCTGGGCCTGAGCGTCATCGACATGATCATCCTCTTCCCGGCGTACAACGCCGTGGTCGGACTGCCCGTTACCGCAGCATTGCTGTTCTGGGCGGTCAATGACTCCGACGTGATGGGCGAACACACCAACGGGGTGACGCTCAACGTCCTCAACGCCGCACTCATCCTGATAGCGGCCTACTCGGCCTATAGCGCCGGTAGATTGGTCATCGAAACGATTCTCACAGGCGGGCTCGCCGGATGATGGGGGGTGAGCTGGTGTGACCGCAGTCGCCGGTCTCACACTCCCGGTCGTGTTCGCTTTGGTCCTCATCTCCCTCGCGGGTGGCATGGGAATCACCGCCGTTGGCCCCGGGGGCGTCTTCGTCACAGCGGCGCTGTACGCCCTACTGGACATCCCGCCTGGCACTGTCGCCGGTACAGCCAGCGCTACCTTCGTCGCTACGGGGCTGCTCGGGACCGCCACGTATCTTCGCTCTGGCGAACTCGGCGACCGCGGGGGGGCCGTCGCGGCGGGACTGCTCAGCCTCGGGGGGATCTTCGGCGCGCTTGTCGGCGTCCGGCTCAATGCCATGGTCTCCGAGCAGCTGTTCGGTTATCTACTCGGTGCGTTCCTCACACTCTCCGGCGTGTTGGTCTGGCATCGTGCCCGCGGGACCACTGACGAGCGGCGCACGCTCGACCCCTCGACCTGGTCGGGGCGAGTCGCAGTCACCGTCATCGGGTTCGCCGTGGGCGTCCCCGGCGGTCTGTTGGGCGTCGGCGGTCCCGTCATCGCCGTGCCGTTGCTGGTGGTCGTGGGCATGCCGATGTTGCTCGCCGTGGCGCTTGCACAGGTTCAGTCGGTGTTCCTCGCGGCCGGAGCCACTGCCGGCTACGTCGCGCAGGGAGCGGTTTCGTGGCCGTTGGCCGCGCTGGTGGGCGTCCCGGAACTCGTCGGCGTGATTGCCGGCTGGCACTTTGCCCAGCATACCAATCCTGCCCGGCTCAAGCGCGGGCTTGCGGTCCTGCTCGTCGTTCTTGGACCGTATCTCGTGCTGTCATAGGGAGGGGATCGTAGGATGGGGAAGGAGAGCTCATGAAAGGACCGCATCCCCCGTTTCAAGCGCTTCGCTCCACGTCGTGCATATCCGACGAGCCTCGGTTTCCATCCCTACGAGATAGTCCAGCAGGAGTGTGATCAGAGTGGAGAACCGCGGTCGCCAACGGGGAATCCTCGCTGTGGGTCCCTGTCGAACGACTGCATAGGGTACAGCGAGAGGACGTGATACCACACAGCCGATGCGTGTAAGGAGCACGTACGCATTCGAAACTCCCACCCCACTTCGTTTGTAAACCCATTCGAAGGAAGGAGTGGGGAAACGCATGTCGGCGCTAAGCGCCCGACGGTTCGTGTGTAGCCTCCAGGGAGCATCCAACAAACCGTACAGTGCTCCGGAATCCGAACCGGGGTGGAGCACTCCAACTGCACACCGGTGTCCCCGTAGCTCCTTCCACACCCAACGGTGGCACTGTACCCATGTCTACAACACAGTACGTCGATGTCGAACGCACCCTCACAAACCTCGAAACCAGTTCGCTGGTCCCGGCCAACGTTCAAGCCATCCGGGAGTTCCTCGACCGCTGTGCCGCCCAGGGCATCAGCGACGTCCGGCAACAGCGGTACGCCCGGTCGTGGAAGGCACTCGTCCGGAAGTCCGCGCCCGACGGCTTCCGGTTGTACGGCGCCACCGAGGCGGAGCTCAAGGAACTCGTCGCCGGCCTGACCGGTCCTCGAACCACGCGGAGACGTCGAAGGAGACGATGCGCAGTGCGGTTAAGAAGTTCTACAAGTTCGCGAACGGCGGCCACGACCACCCGGACAAGGTCGACCTCTTCACGGTGAAAAACGGGCGGCGGAAGGCCTCGTCGGTCACCCTGGAGGGCCTTTCACCACCGATGAACTGAAACGCCTGCTACGCGGCTTCTCAAGCACGCGTGACCGGGCGTTCACCCTGGTCCTGTACGAGTCCGCCGCCCGGCCCGGCGACCTCCTCTCGCGGAACGTCGCGGACTTCACCGCGAACGAAAACGGGGGTTTCAGCCACATCGAGGGGAGCAAGGACACGCCCGATCGCGCCAAGCTACATCCACGCGATGACCACCAGTACATGGTACGGCCGCGAACTACTTCGACTACGGCCTGGACGGTAGTCCCCCGGTCGAGCCTACCGCTTGGGAAGCGCTCGCTGATGCGCTGGAACAGGCGGACGCCCACCACCAAGCGAGGCTGGAACAGGAACTGGCCCAGATCGACGAGCAGTTAGCAGTTCGAAACCGGCAGCACGGTGACTTTGTCACTGAGTTGGAACGCCAGATTGACCGCTA
Protein-coding regions in this window:
- a CDS encoding NRAMP family divalent metal transporter → MSFDFNAYHDLRSIFGVETSVSDVFRKYGLAFVMVASYFGSGSVFIASSAGVRYGYSLLWAVVGAVLLGYMAQDMSARLGIFGESLAAFAREKLGRTVSTVLMVLLSVGCVAWTLELTAAVGKGIVVLFGLQAIGWGPFAYLTGLAAIVIGILGYDWVEKIMVSMMFALLVSYVFVAGASSPDIVAAATGFVPVLGGMNGMVLAVSILGTTALWPNFFLESELVEEKGWIGADAIPDMRRDLAIGYAVGGITTIAIVVASAAVLRPAGYEQLETFLTPGKAMATVLGEWAMVVFLVGTLAAAFNSIIPIMWAPAYIIRETLGGEYAESRRTFLIIYVAGVGLGSLSPLVHQYLGLSVIDMIILFPAYNAVVGLPVTAALLFWAVNDSDVMGEHTNGVTLNVLNAALILIAAYSAYSAGRLVIETILTGGLAG
- a CDS encoding sulfite exporter TauE/SafE family protein, yielding MGITAVGPGGVFVTAALYALLDIPPGTVAGTASATFVATGLLGTATYLRSGELGDRGGAVAAGLLSLGGIFGALVGVRLNAMVSEQLFGYLLGAFLTLSGVLVWHRARGTTDERRTLDPSTWSGRVAVTVIGFAVGVPGGLLGVGGPVIAVPLLVVVGMPMLLAVALAQVQSVFLAAGATAGYVAQGAVSWPLAALVGVPELVGVIAGWHFAQHTNPARLKRGLAVLLVVLGPYLVLS